The Bos mutus isolate GX-2022 chromosome 7, NWIPB_WYAK_1.1, whole genome shotgun sequence genome window below encodes:
- the B4GALT7 gene encoding beta-1,4-galactosyltransferase 7 isoform X1: MFPSRRKAAQLPWEDGRWDISSCPSPRSLPHPQQEPRGRIYRGSSLSRPIAGLASAPPQRKPPPHDTGGSRLIPSGLPRKCSVFHLFVACLLLGFLSLLWLQLSCSGDVARTARGQGQETPGPLRACPPEPPREHWEEDESWGPHRLAVLVPFRERFEELLVFVPHMHRFLSKKKIQHHIYVLNQVDHFRFNRAALINAGFLESGNSTDYIAMHDVDLLPLNEELDYGFPEAGPFHVASPELHPLYHYKTYVGGILLLSKQHYQLCNGMSNRFWGWGREDDEFYRRIKGAGLQLFRPSGITTGYKTFRHLHDPAWRKRDQKRIAAQKQEQFKVDREGGLSTVKYRVDSRTALSVGGAPCTVLNILLDCDKAATPWCTFS; the protein is encoded by the exons ATGTTCCCCTCCCGGAGGAAAGCGGCGCAACTGCCCTGGGAGGACGGCAG GTGGGATATTTCCTCATGTCCATCTCCCCGGTctctaccccacccccagcaagagCCCAGAGGGAGAATCTATAGAGGTTCCAGCCTTTCCAGGCCAATAGCAGGATTGGCCTCTGCTCCTCCCCAGCGGAAACCCCCACCACATGACACTGGGGG GTCCAGGTTGATTCCCAGTGGCCTCCCCCGGAAATGTTCCGTCTTCCACCTCTTTGTTGCCTGTCTCTTACTGGGCTTCCTCTCCCTGCTATGGCTGCAGCTCAGCTGCTCTGGGGACGTAGCCCGGACAGCCAGGGGACAAGGACAGGAGACCCCAGGCCCATTGCGGGCCTGCCCGCCAGAGCCACCTCGTGAGCACTGGGAAGAAGATGAGTCATGGGGCCCCCACCGCCTGGCAGTGTTGGTGCCCTTTCGAGAACGCTTTGAGGAGCTCCTGGTCTTTGTGCCCCACATGCACCGCTTCCTGAGCAAGAAGAAGATCCAGCACCACATCTATGTGCTCAACCAGGTGGATCATTTCAG GTTCAACCGGGCAGCACTCATCAACGCGGGCTTCCTGGAAAGCGGCAACAGCACAGACTACATTGCCATGCACGACGTGGACCTGCTCCCTCTCAATGAGGAGCTGGACTATGGCTTCCCAGAGGCTGGGCCCTTCCACGTGGCCTCCCCAGAGCTCCACCCGCTCTACCACTACAAGACCTACGTTGGTGGCATCCTGCTGCTTTCCAAGCAGCACTACCAGCtg TGCAACGGGATGTCCAACCGCTTCTGGGGCTGGGGCCGAGAAGATGACGAGTTCTACCGGCGCATCAAAGGAGCTGGGCTCCAG CTTTTCCGCCCTTCGGGTATCACAACTGGGTACAAGACATTCCGCCACCTGCACGACCCAGCCTGGAGAAAGAGAGACCAGAAGCGCATCGCGGCTCAAAAACAG GAGCAGTTCAAGGTGGACCGGGAGGGAGGCCTGAGCACTGTGAAGTACCGTGTGGATTCCCGTACAGCCCTGTCTGTGGGCGGGGCCCCCTGCACTGTGCTCAACATCCTGCTGGACTGTGACAAGGCCGCCACCCCATGGTGCACATTCAGCTGA
- the B4GALT7 gene encoding beta-1,4-galactosyltransferase 7 isoform X3, translating to MFPSRRKAAQLPWEDGRWDISSCPSPRSLPHPQQEPRGRIYRGSSLSRPIAGLASAPPQRKPPPHDTGGSRLIPSGLPRKCSVFHLFVACLLLGFLSLLWLQLSCSGDVARTARGQGQETPGPLRACPPEPPREHWEEDESWGPHRLAVLVPFRERFEELLVFVPHMHRFLSKKKIQHHIYVLNQVDHFRFNRAALINAGFLESGNSTDYIAMHDVDLLPLNEELDYGFPEAGPFHVASPELHPLYHYKTYVGGILLLSKQHYQLCNGMSNRFWGWGREDDEFYRRIKGAGLQNWNTGPCLWAVT from the exons ATGTTCCCCTCCCGGAGGAAAGCGGCGCAACTGCCCTGGGAGGACGGCAG GTGGGATATTTCCTCATGTCCATCTCCCCGGTctctaccccacccccagcaagagCCCAGAGGGAGAATCTATAGAGGTTCCAGCCTTTCCAGGCCAATAGCAGGATTGGCCTCTGCTCCTCCCCAGCGGAAACCCCCACCACATGACACTGGGGG GTCCAGGTTGATTCCCAGTGGCCTCCCCCGGAAATGTTCCGTCTTCCACCTCTTTGTTGCCTGTCTCTTACTGGGCTTCCTCTCCCTGCTATGGCTGCAGCTCAGCTGCTCTGGGGACGTAGCCCGGACAGCCAGGGGACAAGGACAGGAGACCCCAGGCCCATTGCGGGCCTGCCCGCCAGAGCCACCTCGTGAGCACTGGGAAGAAGATGAGTCATGGGGCCCCCACCGCCTGGCAGTGTTGGTGCCCTTTCGAGAACGCTTTGAGGAGCTCCTGGTCTTTGTGCCCCACATGCACCGCTTCCTGAGCAAGAAGAAGATCCAGCACCACATCTATGTGCTCAACCAGGTGGATCATTTCAG GTTCAACCGGGCAGCACTCATCAACGCGGGCTTCCTGGAAAGCGGCAACAGCACAGACTACATTGCCATGCACGACGTGGACCTGCTCCCTCTCAATGAGGAGCTGGACTATGGCTTCCCAGAGGCTGGGCCCTTCCACGTGGCCTCCCCAGAGCTCCACCCGCTCTACCACTACAAGACCTACGTTGGTGGCATCCTGCTGCTTTCCAAGCAGCACTACCAGCtg TGCAACGGGATGTCCAACCGCTTCTGGGGCTGGGGCCGAGAAGATGACGAGTTCTACCGGCGCATCAAAGGAGCTGGGCTCCAG AATTGGAATACAGGCCCCTGCCTGTGGGCTGTTACCTAG
- the B4GALT7 gene encoding beta-1,4-galactosyltransferase 7 isoform X2, which produces MFPSRRKAAQLPWEDGRSRLIPSGLPRKCSVFHLFVACLLLGFLSLLWLQLSCSGDVARTARGQGQETPGPLRACPPEPPREHWEEDESWGPHRLAVLVPFRERFEELLVFVPHMHRFLSKKKIQHHIYVLNQVDHFRFNRAALINAGFLESGNSTDYIAMHDVDLLPLNEELDYGFPEAGPFHVASPELHPLYHYKTYVGGILLLSKQHYQLCNGMSNRFWGWGREDDEFYRRIKGAGLQLFRPSGITTGYKTFRHLHDPAWRKRDQKRIAAQKQEQFKVDREGGLSTVKYRVDSRTALSVGGAPCTVLNILLDCDKAATPWCTFS; this is translated from the exons ATGTTCCCCTCCCGGAGGAAAGCGGCGCAACTGCCCTGGGAGGACGGCAG GTCCAGGTTGATTCCCAGTGGCCTCCCCCGGAAATGTTCCGTCTTCCACCTCTTTGTTGCCTGTCTCTTACTGGGCTTCCTCTCCCTGCTATGGCTGCAGCTCAGCTGCTCTGGGGACGTAGCCCGGACAGCCAGGGGACAAGGACAGGAGACCCCAGGCCCATTGCGGGCCTGCCCGCCAGAGCCACCTCGTGAGCACTGGGAAGAAGATGAGTCATGGGGCCCCCACCGCCTGGCAGTGTTGGTGCCCTTTCGAGAACGCTTTGAGGAGCTCCTGGTCTTTGTGCCCCACATGCACCGCTTCCTGAGCAAGAAGAAGATCCAGCACCACATCTATGTGCTCAACCAGGTGGATCATTTCAG GTTCAACCGGGCAGCACTCATCAACGCGGGCTTCCTGGAAAGCGGCAACAGCACAGACTACATTGCCATGCACGACGTGGACCTGCTCCCTCTCAATGAGGAGCTGGACTATGGCTTCCCAGAGGCTGGGCCCTTCCACGTGGCCTCCCCAGAGCTCCACCCGCTCTACCACTACAAGACCTACGTTGGTGGCATCCTGCTGCTTTCCAAGCAGCACTACCAGCtg TGCAACGGGATGTCCAACCGCTTCTGGGGCTGGGGCCGAGAAGATGACGAGTTCTACCGGCGCATCAAAGGAGCTGGGCTCCAG CTTTTCCGCCCTTCGGGTATCACAACTGGGTACAAGACATTCCGCCACCTGCACGACCCAGCCTGGAGAAAGAGAGACCAGAAGCGCATCGCGGCTCAAAAACAG GAGCAGTTCAAGGTGGACCGGGAGGGAGGCCTGAGCACTGTGAAGTACCGTGTGGATTCCCGTACAGCCCTGTCTGTGGGCGGGGCCCCCTGCACTGTGCTCAACATCCTGCTGGACTGTGACAAGGCCGCCACCCCATGGTGCACATTCAGCTGA